The window ATCCCCCAAGGAAACCATTATTAACATGTTTATTGTGCCCAGATTCACCGGAACATCCACGGTGCCGCTTTGCAATCCCATTCTGTCAGTATACTGACATGACAGCCACCCAGGGAGGCAGTGACTTTTAACGATATGCAAATCACAAAAAGGGGCGGAGACTCATAATAATGCTGAAAATATCACCAATCACAATGTACCCCTGAAACCACCATGTGCATCATTCCTTATGTCAAGTCGCAGTTAAATAATCCACTATGATATACACTCACCGAGCACTTTATTACGAGCACCATGCTAATACGAGGTAGGGCCTCCCTTTACTCTCAAAACAACCTCAGTTGGCATGAATCCCACAACATACCAAAAGTATTTACAGGTTTTGGTCCATTCCCCCAAAGCCCTATATTGGATTCAGATCCGGAGACTGGGAAGGCCACTGAAGATCaggaaaccagtctgagataaTCTACCTTTCACAAAGTAAAGATCATCATGCTGGAAGTAGTTGTTAGCAGGCGAGTAAATGGTAGCCATGAAGGGACGGCCATCAGCAACAGACTCCGGTAGGCTGTGGCATTCAAGTAATGATGCATTTGTATTAACGGGCCCACAGTGTGCCAGGAAAACATTTCTCACACCGTtacaccaccagcagcctggacTGTTGACACAAAGCAGGTTGCGTCCAtggattcattcattcattcattcattcattcattcattcaatcatTAACCTGTGTTTTACCAGGCAAATCATTAACAACAGTTTCTTATTTACAATGACAGCCTGGCAAGTgccagaaaaacaaaacaaaaatggaaaCAAATTAATTAAAACACATAACAGAGCGATTAAACAGAATTAGAACATTTACACGTGTCATTAAAAATGTCCGTAAATAAGCCTTTGAAGGCCACGACAAAAGGATTCATGCTGTAGATGCCACATTTTGTAGaagctgtgagcctcagcagaTATCAAGATTTGTCAGACCAGGCTACTTGTTTCCAGTCTTCAACTGTCCAAATGTGGTGATCCTGCACGCACTGCATTCTCAGCTTGCTGTTTTGGGATGACAGGGTCGGACATTCACATGGTCTTCTGCTCTTGTAGGTTCGACATTTTGCGCACTCAGGTGCTATTTTGCTCACCACAGGTGTACAGCGTGGTTATCTGACTTACCATAGCTTTTCTGCAAGCTCAAAATAGTTTGGCCATTTCCCTCTGACCTCTGTTGTCACCATGGCATTTCCATCCACAGCTGACCTGCTCACTGGATGATATTTGTTTTTTGCACCATTCTgagtaaatgaacaaaaaaatccCAGTTGATCAATAGTATCTGAAATACTAATACCAGCCCATCTGGCACCATGAAACGTGCCACAGTCAGTCActatcacctttcttccccattcaggtgtttcatgtgAACATTAACGGAAGCTCCTGCCCAGAATATGCATGAATTTATCCACTGCGCTGCTGCCACGTCATTGGCAGGTTATACATTTGCACAAATAAGCAAGTGTACAGGTGTTTAAGAAAGTGCAATAatggcaacaaaaaaaaataaatattaacggAAAACACCACTCTCAGTTTTCTCATTATTTACCTTTCACTGCACATCTTGCTCCTGACTGGCATTTAATGAACTTTAGATAAGGTCAACATCTGAAGGGGTTTAACACCTGCGCTTAATCCCTGGCAAATCAAGGGATAAGAACTGCAAGCGTAGCTTCTTCTCTGTGGAGATTCCTCCATAGTATGACCAGATTTCACCAACATGCGATACTGTATAAGGAAACTGGCTAGACGCTACATATTCCCGGGATTTGGAACATCACTATGGAGGATTTGTCAGAAtagatcatttttatttatttagtgtttATTTCTAATGTGATGTAATTGGGCATGGCGGGAAGGCCAGTGGATTGCTAAGGGACTGAAGTAATGTCCCTAGACAAGCAGCACAGGTCTCACTTCAGGATTACGCCGGTTGTTGATGTTTCACTCCAGATCTGCAATGGCAGATGAGCCAAGGACACAAACAACCTCATCTTAGCAACAACTTTCCATTCGCTTTCACAATTAGGCCTTGAGAACGGCTTAACTTTGTTTACATCTGTCAGCATTTATTTGCAGTGACCTGGCAGTCGGAGAACATTGAGATGACTGGACTGATTATACAGCCTATTCCAGCGTCATTATTATGTTGTCAGGTTTCGCAGGAGAGGATAAACTTGGGAACATTACTTTTCGCAGTTGTACTTTTCTAACAATTGCGGGCAGCGTCTAGTGCTATGAGAAATGGACTAGCTATGGAGTCTGCACATGCGAGATTTGGGTCATGTGGCAGGCAACATGTGCGTCTCGGAGGCAGCATTCCAGTATTCATCATGGCCATCAGGTCCAGTGCCTTTCTGCAGTAATAAACACAACGTGAGATTATTCCCCAAAGTTTAGAGAGGGTATGAGAGCTGGAGAGGAAGAAGTTAAGGGAACGCTTGCAAATGTGACTTCCTGTGAGGTTGCCAGATTGGGGTTTGTCTGCTTCCAAATATGGATTTACTTGCCATGTATTTCCTATTCCCTATTTATATACtatcatattaatatattaaaattCACAAATCAGCTATTGCCTTGAGGTTGTGATGCTTGTCAAAGAAATTGTTCTATCTACATGATGATGATTTTTGGTATTTGAGGCATTTGAATCTTATTTCAGCTTGAAAAAGAAACCGAGTGCTTTTATTTTCCACTCAGTCAAAAGGTCTTGAGGTTACATCAGTCGCATTCCTGTGAGTCTCTTTAACAGCTGTCCTGCACCAGCAATCAGAAACGTTTCTCTGCAGGATATTCGTCGTTATTCTGCCTCTCCTTTGTTTTCTCTGTAGGCTAGGCACTGATACATTCTCTCGCCATTGTCCCTTCTGTAGAGAAAAGACTGATATGTTCTGTCTCCATTGTCTTTTCTGTAGATTAGACATTATGTTCCCCCTCCCACTGATACGTTCCATTTCCATTGTTTTCTCTTTAGGATAGACACTGATACGTTCCATCTCCATTGTTTTTTCTGTACGGTAGACACTGATACGTTCCATCTCCATTGTTTTTTCTGTACGGTAGACACTGATGTGCTCCCCCTCCATTGCAGTTTCTGTAGATTACACATTATGTTCCCCCTCCCCTGCCATTTCTGTGGGGTAGACACTGATACGTTCCATCTCCATTGTTTTCTCTTTAGGATAGACACTGATACGTTCCATCTCCACTGTTTTTTCTGTAGGGTAGACACTGATACGTTTCATCTCCATTGTTTTCTCTTTAGGATATACACTGATACGTTCCATCTCCATTGTTTTCTCTTTAGGATATACACTGATACGTTCCATCTCCATTGTTTTCTCTTTAGGATAGACACTGATACGTTCCATCTCCATTGTTTTTTCTGTACGGTAGACACTGATACGTTCCATCTCCATTGTCTTTTCTGTAGGGTAGACACTGATATATTCCATCTCCATTGTCTTTTCCTTAGGGTAACCAAGAGCAGTGGTGATGATTGCTACCGGTGGTGTCATCACAGGCCTCGCAGCCTTGAAGCGGCAGGACTCGGCGCGGTCCCAGCAGCACCTGGCTATGTCCACGCCGGACCCCACACAAGAGAAGAAGCGAACGAGGCGCAAGCCCCGGGCTGATGTGGTTGTAGTCCGCGGAAAGATCCGGCTGTACTCTCCGTCTGGGTTTTTCCTCATCCTCGGCGTGCTGATACTGATGGCTGGCATAGCCATGGCTGTACTAGGCTACTGGCCACACAAGGAACACCTGCTGGTGCCGGATACGAAGCTGTCCGCCAATGACACCCAGGTGACCCAAGGTCATGAAGGCACCGTGTCTCAGTTCTTTGAGCAGCACCTGCACTCAGAGAAGATGAAGATGCTCGGTCCCTTCACCATGGGCATTGGCATCTTTATCTTCATTTGTGCTAATGCTATTCTCCATGAGAACAGGGACAGGGAGACCAAAGTCATCCACATGAGGGACATGTACTCCACTGTGATTGACATCCACAGCCTGAGGATCAAGGAGCATAAGTGCATGAACGGGGCCTACGTCGCCCCCTATGGGGAGCGTGAGGTGAGGACGTATGAGAACCAGTGCGCCTCCAAGCTGGCTGCCAACACGCTGCTAACTTTCTCGGGGATGGGGAATGACGTGCGGATGTCGCGGAGGACCAGCTCCGCCGAGGAGGAAGAGAGTTTGCTGAACGAGGCCAAGGGAGCCTCGAGCTTCCTACAGCCCAGATACCAGGAGTGCTCGGGCTCCATCTTCGGGCTGCAGCCAGATGGCGGCCGGTACCGAGACGACAGGAGCAGCACCCTGAAGAAATGCCAGACGAAATCCATTGTGTCATCTTCTATCAGCGCATTCACTCTCCCCGTGATAAAGCTCAACAACTGCGTCATCGACGAGCCCGACATCGACAACATTTCTGAGGACTCCGAGCTTCGAAGGGTCCGGCCCAGACCTCCTTCGATGGAGTCTCTGGTGGTTCCCTGCCCAGACATAGCCAAAGCATTCATACCCCCCGGCATGGTGCTCCCCAGGAGCTCCTCTATCGAGTCACCCTCCTCTGCATCCTCACAGACTTCTCTGTCGCCGGGGTCCACCAGCGGCCGGTTCCTGTCTCCAGGGGCCGCACGGAAGGATTTTGGGTCCAACAACTCCCTCCACATGCTCTCCGCCCACTCCAAGTCCTTAGACCTGGAGAGGGGGCCCAAGACCCTCACAGTGCAGCCCGAGCAGAGGAAGCACCCCAGCTGGCCACGACTGGATCGCAGCAACAGCAAGGGGTACATGAAGCTGGAGAACAAGGAGGATCCCATTGACAGGCTGCTGGTGCCACAGGTCTCCAACAAACAGGACTATACCAAAAAAGAGAAACTGCTCATGATCTCCAGGTCCCACAACAACCTCAGTTTCGAGCACGACGACTTCATGAGCAACACTTTGAAGAGGGGCGCCTCCGAAACTAGGTTCTAAAAGCATCTCTCCAGATGAATGATTAATAAGTCTTACAGTGGTGTTATTATGAAGAATGTTGTGAATCAGTGTCGGCTGTATAAATCACTATTTTCACAACACTCTATACTTCTAGGAATTTGAAGCAGCAGAAATGTTGTAACTGATTTGTGAGTTCTTTAGGTAGACTTCTCAGGTTATGAGTGTGTGAAATCAGCGAATCAGGGTAGCGGTGCATTGTGGGTGCACTTAGTAAAGAAACTAAAAATGATGCCTGAACGTTTGATTGACGTATTAAGGAGGATGGACATGAAAGCGGCGAAAAGAGAAAAATCGAATTGCCTTGTGTTTCGTTTTAACTGTTACGTTTATATCTGTGCAGTGTTCAGATAAGGTATTGTTTAAGATGGTCAGTATATTGTACCAGAGCTGGCTAGATATTTTGCTATGGAGCTTTCAATAATTTATTGTTCCTAATACAGCTatttttgaaaagaaaaaataaaaaaaaacagtgaagaGGAaaagcattaatgtaccatttACATTTCTCGTAATAAAATGCGACTTTTCTGCTAATGTCTCTGTTGTGTACATCCTCTaggatataaaaaaaattgatagATATAAACCTGATAATTTATGCAGTTCATTTATGGCAAAGAGGGAGTCTTTCTCAGATGTGTGGAGATGAGAAAACTACTTAATGTATGATCATGTTTGTTGCCGTCAAAGGCTTTTAAATTGTACCTAATTTTAGATTTTTACCTGACCTCTTATAAGCTGCTGTTCATAAGCAGCACAGGAGGCAGCTGGCAAGAATAACGGACAAATAGAGCATGTGCTAAACTGGGAAACCCCCTGAAAACTGACCAAATATGCGTAGAATTGCAAAGAATTTGACAAATGCAATATGCACCATTTCTTACTGTCAGTAAGTGGCACTGGACAAAAATATGATGCTGGTTTTCGTTTTGCAATTACATGATGTCGCCATAGCTGGAAAAACATTCTCCCCTTGGCAGGAAAGTTAAAACCTTCCTCTACTTAAGAGGGGGTGCTTTGGGAGTATCTCACTCCGCATTCTGGCAGGCTTTCAAGACTCATTTCCACTGGGATGGATATGGAAAGATGTCCCTGAACACCAGAGGCATTTCAATCACTTGTCACCTGCCTGACATCCACCCATTTCCCAGAAAGgaagtgaaattaaataaacatgaaataaataaataccttcGTACAGGTAGGCATCAATCTTGTATCTGAAATTTGCAATATGCCAATATAAGAAAGCGGACTCTTATTTCGAAGGTTGTGGCACGAAATTGCACAGAAAGATGAAGCTTTCGTCAATAACCACGTCTAAATTAGGAGTCCCCCCCCACATGTCAGCATTGATGAAAAATACCTGGTCTTATTCACCTGCTGCAACGGCTGCGGCTGCCGGCGAAAGCGATCGAGGCTCTGGATGAGCTATCAGGCCAACAATCATGCCAGCAAAATGACAGGCCTTTCTGGCTCAGCCATCAGCGTCTCTCCTCGCTACCACCCACAGCAGTGCCTTCAGAATCAGGCTATTTGTGACAAACTGCAGGATGAGGGGGGCTGATCTGTCTGCATGGGctaattttgttgttttgaatCTAAAAACAACAGCCACGCATTTCTAGCCACAATACGCATGGTCTTGCATGGTTtcgcatcattttcattagtgtGAAATATCTCGCAGCACAATTCCTAAAATAAAGAGGCAACGCTATTATAGGATGTTTGGATaatgtttgtatgcgtgtgtatattatttatatatatatatatatatatatatatatatatatatacatatatatatatatatatatatatatacacacacatacacacacacacacatacatacatacatacatacacacacacacatacacacacacacacacacacacacacacactctggccTGAAAGGTGGTCAGCACTGCCATAATTAAAATAGCAATagcaatataataataaaacagtacaaataacattataacacatttattaaatgagaagcaaagtaaaatggaacaaattaaatgaaaaaccagAGTGTGTGGTACATGTGTAAGGAACAACTTGTCAAATTATATtccgtagaaaaaaaaaaatgcagtgacTCATCCACGTAACCTCGTCGCGCATATTGCACTGCAATCTGACCATCCTGTCATCCCGGCGTACGACTAGGAATAACCTGTGAGATACGACATTTGGCAGTTTGTTTTCAGTCGCAGAAGCACGGGTGTCGTAATTGTTTTGCGTGAATGGAAATCAAGGTCCCCGTTCAGCTACAAGGCCGGAGAAGTCCATCCAGAGATTGAGAAGCTCTCAAGCCCAGACAGTCCGTATGCCCTGGCAATTAAAGCACTTTGTTTGGCCCACCGGGGTGCATGGAAGTGACGCTGCTAGACATTAATCAGGAGACGAAACCTGACCGGGAGCCAGTGCCTAAGCCTCTATAATGAAACATGAGATTCATTCGGTGAGATTTGCCAATGGTCCAACTGTGCAATGAAAGGTCTACAAGTGAGATAATGTGCAAATAATGCGTGGTGGCAGAGAGAATTCAATTCCTTGCATTATGAGAGTAGTTAGATTTATGGGTGAATCAGCAAGCCAGTAATCATTTTATGGATgaaatttgcacaaaaaaagaaaaaaatatagtaTTACCTCTCTTCAGATATTCTCTACTGAGGGAGCTATGTctcatattattttatatacgaTTACATTTAATATTCTGACATGTTAAATGGTGTACAGGAGACACCAGAGGTACAAATCAATCGAGGAAGAAACTGAAGTCATACTGAAGATTTTTAACGACGAGAGTCCAGTAAAGCTTATCCAATCTCGTCTTGCAAAGAAAGCTAATCTGAAACACAAGCCCTCGATCCGCCTGCCACGCAGTGCCTCGTGTTCCCACTGCCGCTTGGTTCCTTTCATAATGCACAGTGCAGTTTTTCCTATTGGGATTTACTGAATACCACACATGCTTATGCATCGGGACAGCAGCACATGTGAtgacgacaaaaaaaaaaaaaaaaaaggggattGGATAGCAGCATAAAACGGAAAACAGATGTcagcagtggggtgggggaaggCGCCCACCAAAGGatttattattttgattaaattatTTACTTGCTGTGGAGCTTCCGGGACACACTGTCTACTGGCACACAGTGTTGTCTCCAGCTGAGTGGACGAGTGTGTCTGAAGGTCCACTGGCACACTGCGGTCCCTGACAGTGAATCTCAGTAAATCTTGTGATCCATGACATTGACTTTGTCACAGATACTCTGCGACATTATGACATTATGAAAAAACTGCTCCATGAGGTTGAGAGAGACAAGAAAAAAGCTCCCTAGATTATAGTAGAACTTGCATTCAAATCCTAGACAAATCCAGTCCTAATGAATGAAGGTATAGCTTTTTTCCACGCCAACGTTTTAGCATGCCTCTTAATGTTTCATGCATAAATGTTCACCTTTAACTAATCATTCACGGCAAAACTGGCAGGGTGGCACTTTGTAAATGCTGCGTTCCATTTGAGCTGCGAAGTCAGTATTTCCGCATTCCCAGGAATTTCAGCTGGAACGCCCCCTGAAGTCGGAATTCCGACTCACAAAGTCAGAGGAACTCAAGGCGTGAGAAAGGGGGGCATCACCGTTCATCAACAGAAGTGAAATGCTGTAGTTTTATATTGTTTATCAACACTTATGTTGTATTTGTGTAATTCGTATgcacagtactgtccaaccgCTGTCTATGGACTTGTTGTTATGGTGTTGGTATGTGCCAAATACCACATAATGCATTGTTATGAACTGGTATGAATGGCTAACAATGGACCTGGCTAGAACTGGGGTATGTGTCACGtaacaggatttcttgcttagctggataactttttggatttaaggtactgTAGTATGGGCAAAAGGTAAGTGGATGAAGAAAAagtccatttagcccagactaccttaaatctgacaagttttcTGGCTAAGCAGGTAATCCTgcttcatgaaacaggccttAGCAACCCCTACATACTACAGCCTAGTACATCCATGCCAAATTGCACACCTTCCAATGTGTGACAGAAATACTGCTATGTTTGAAAGAGGCATAGGAACTGGTAGCAGTAAGACGTACTAACCTGCCTGGTACAACAGACTGCATCAGTGTTTCCTGAATCTCAGAGTGTAGAAAAGTAAACCACCTTCACGGCTGGTATGGGAACTGAGTCCAATAGCCCCAGCACAAACAGTTTAGTAACATCAACCCCATCCAACCAAGTGATTTCCGCAGAAATTTTCCAAAAGGTTCTTAATGCACTTTCTGCACATCTAAATCGATACCAAAGAGCTTTTTACtgacataaataataaaaacaaacaagataAATTATTTCAGTCCTGAGTGAGAGAGTCAGATGAAACGAATGTTCGAAAGTAACCACCTTTAGCGCCTCTTAAAGCACTCAGTGTCAGAGTTATAGTGCTGAAAACATCTACTGCGTACAAAAGACTTCTGTCTTGCGGCACTGCAGTGTCAGGCTCAAGGTTTCATCTTTATTTGATTTTTACTTTCGCTTTtgtttagagcagtgtttcccaatctggtccttggggacccgggagcgaaaatgtggtcCATCTGTGGACCCCGAAGAGCAGGTTGGGGCACACTGCTCTAGAGAAACTCGCAGGCAgcacaaaaataataatttatatactTCAGGTGTGTACAAGGATATATACTGTAAAAAGAAGTATACAACAACAACTAGTAACAATCTGAGGATTTAAAAAGAGATTAAATTGGAGCAAAAAACTGACACGAAATCAACATTTCTGAGGGACTGGCTGCCTAGTCACTGACTGAGTATGAAATCATGGTTGTTGTTACACCACTTAGGAAGTTATTCAAAACTGTCTCCGGAGTCATTTGTCCAGAGGTTTTAAACCTAAAACCAAACAGAAACGCATCAATATGCCGTAAGATCCAAAGACGCGTAACTCGCCTGAACCGCGAATTGGAAGATTCGGGGAAGTCAATATGCCGTAGGGCCATGCATCTGCCAAGGTCACAGGAACGTTAATTGATTTTCAAATGTCACTCCATCACCTCACTGCTAAGCATTGAAATGTCTGGTGTTCCAATAACTGTCTTGCAATAATAATTGCATCTTGGCTCTTCTAacaaacacagacactcacatgtACTGTGTACCCATGAAGTTATTCCCTAACATTCTGATCCATGAACCATTTCATCTGTCATTTTAATTGTGCTAGATGAAGCAGCCTTCTCCCCCTTTGGCTCTATCACACTTTTATCATCAGCACTCAGTGCTGTATAACCTCCCTGCCCTTTTGCTATTCCTCACTAAGGAAACCTCTCCTCACCTCCCAGCCAGATCCTCGTGTTGACCTCTCCCCGCCTCCCAGCCACATCCTCGAGTTGACCTCTCCTCGCCTCCCAGCCAGATCCTCGTGTTGACCTCTCCCCGCCTCCCACCCACATCCTCGTGTTGACCTCTCCCCGCCTCCTAACCAGATCCTCACATTAACCTCTCCTCAGCTATTATTCTCCAAGGCATCTGCTATTTAAACAAATGCTTTGAATGAAAACAACATGACCTGTGTTGAGATTAGATTAACCTCCAAGAATGTATCGACCAAATACCTTCAGATTTGCAGCACAAGCTCGGACTACAATATAGGGGACGATTTCTTCAACGGTTTTCCTATGAATGCTGAAGGGAAGAGAGATCTGGGTAACAGTGTAGTAGGAGCTGCCTGCATTCTGATTCCTGCCTCAGCAGCAAAACACAACATGCAATGCTCACAATCCGAAGCAAGCGGACTTCAGTCGCATGTGGGCTGGAGCGTTTGAAAACAATCTGCTGCTTCTTGGAATAAACTGGGACTGTTTTCCCACTGCGGGAGAAGATATAAACAGCATCGATACTAGGAAGTCGCAGTGCCTTGTGGATTTCATCTCCTTACGTCTTGTATTTCTATGCCCTGAAAAACAAGACATTAGAGATATTTTTACCAGTGCCTGCCAAAATAAAGAGAACATCAACCTAAAGCGTTTCGATAGGCCTCTGGGCCACCAGAACAGTTTTGCTGTACTTTGACAAACTCTACAGGTCTGGGATTCCAGAAAGGGGACACCGTGCTGTACTTCCACGAGAAATGTCATCatttggtgttttgttattgatgAGAATCTGGCCTCAGACATTGCATCAGCAGCTCCCTCAAGCATTCATCTGGCCTGAGGTCTGGTTTCTGCTCCAGC is drawn from Brienomyrus brachyistius isolate T26 unplaced genomic scaffold, BBRACH_0.4 scaffold112, whole genome shotgun sequence and contains these coding sequences:
- the tmem200a gene encoding transmembrane protein 200A — translated: MIATGGVITGLAALKRQDSARSQQHLAMSTPDPTQEKKRTRRKPRADVVVVRGKIRLYSPSGFFLILGVLILMAGIAMAVLGYWPHKEHLLVPDTKLSANDTQVTQGHEGTVSQFFEQHLHSEKMKMLGPFTMGIGIFIFICANAILHENRDRETKVIHMRDMYSTVIDIHSLRIKEHKCMNGAYVAPYGEREVRTYENQCASKLAANTLLTFSGMGNDVRMSRRTSSAEEEESLLNEAKGASSFLQPRYQECSGSIFGLQPDGGRYRDDRSSTLKKCQTKSIVSSSISAFTLPVIKLNNCVIDEPDIDNISEDSELRRVRPRPPSMESLVVPCPDIAKAFIPPGMVLPRSSSIESPSSASSQTSLSPGSTSGRFLSPGAARKDFGSNNSLHMLSAHSKSLDLERGPKTLTVQPEQRKHPSWPRLDRSNSKGYMKLENKEDPIDRLLVPQVSNKQDYTKKEKLLMISRSHNNLSFEHDDFMSNTLKRGASETRF